A region from the Limimonas halophila genome encodes:
- a CDS encoding DNA-3-methyladenine glycosylase family protein — MHEAHTPDERLRAALDTLAARDPDLANAYAACGLPAHRRQDPSFAGLVRIIAAQQLSNKAAASIVARLQEAETPLTPEGARELSDEDARRFGLSRPKLRYIRGIAEAVGRGELDFDRLADADDDAVLRQLTALKGVGQWTAEIFLLFALERPDVFPAQDLALQAAGQRLKGLDARPDAGTLREIAETWRPHRSAAAKFLWHLYRHPDAPV, encoded by the coding sequence ATGCACGAAGCCCACACGCCCGACGAACGCCTGCGCGCCGCGCTGGACACCCTGGCGGCGCGCGACCCCGATCTTGCGAACGCCTACGCGGCCTGCGGCCTGCCGGCCCACCGCCGCCAGGACCCGTCGTTCGCCGGCTTGGTCCGCATCATCGCCGCGCAGCAGCTGTCCAACAAAGCCGCGGCGTCCATCGTCGCCCGCTTGCAGGAGGCGGAAACGCCGCTGACGCCCGAGGGCGCGCGCGAGCTCTCGGACGAGGATGCGCGGCGCTTCGGCCTCAGCCGGCCCAAGCTGCGCTACATCCGGGGCATCGCCGAGGCCGTCGGCCGCGGCGAGCTGGATTTCGACCGCCTGGCCGACGCGGACGACGACGCCGTGCTGCGCCAGCTCACCGCCCTCAAGGGCGTGGGGCAGTGGACGGCCGAGATCTTCCTGCTCTTCGCGCTGGAGCGCCCCGACGTCTTCCCGGCGCAGGACCTGGCGCTCCAGGCCGCCGGCCAGCGGCTCAAGGGCCTCGACGCCCGGCCCGATGCCGGGACGCTGCGCGAGATCGCCGAGACCTGGCGCCCGCACCGCAGCGCCGCCGCCAAGTTCCTGTGGCACCTCTACCGCCACCCCGATGCCCCAGTGTGA
- a CDS encoding MBL fold metallo-hydrolase has product MRCTIAGSGDAFGSGGRHTTCFHLTSGDTTLLVDCGASAMVALGQAGLSTNAVDGIVITHLHGDHFGGLPFLLLYEQVESERTRPLTLAGPPGLYPRVMEAMQVLFSGCPQDWRFPLTVLEMHTGTAVDVAGFRVEPFAVVHSIEPTHAVRVSDGETTFAYSADTCWTDTLYTVADRAELFVMECYAYDERQSAHTDWLTLRDKLPGLTAQRVMLTHMSAPMLARLDAVQGVEIARDGLTVEV; this is encoded by the coding sequence ATGCGCTGTACCATCGCGGGGAGCGGCGACGCCTTCGGCAGCGGCGGCCGCCACACCACCTGCTTTCACCTCACCAGCGGCGACACCACGCTGCTCGTGGACTGCGGCGCCTCCGCCATGGTGGCGCTTGGGCAGGCGGGGCTGTCGACCAACGCCGTCGACGGGATCGTCATCACCCATCTGCACGGCGACCACTTCGGCGGCCTGCCGTTCCTGCTGCTCTACGAGCAGGTGGAAAGCGAGCGCACCCGGCCGCTGACGCTGGCCGGGCCGCCGGGCCTCTATCCCCGCGTGATGGAGGCCATGCAGGTGCTCTTCAGCGGCTGCCCGCAGGACTGGCGCTTTCCGCTCACCGTGTTGGAGATGCACACCGGCACGGCGGTGGACGTCGCCGGCTTCCGCGTCGAGCCCTTCGCGGTCGTCCACAGCATCGAGCCGACGCACGCGGTGCGCGTAAGCGACGGCGAAACCACCTTCGCCTATTCCGCCGACACCTGCTGGACGGACACGCTTTACACCGTGGCGGACCGCGCCGAGCTCTTCGTCATGGAGTGCTATGCCTACGACGAGCGCCAGTCCGCCCACACCGATTGGCTGACCCTGCGCGACAAGCTGCCGGGGCTGACGGCGCAGCGCGTCATGCTCACCCACATGAGCGCGCCCATGCTCGCCCGCCTGGACGCGGTTCAGGGTGTGGAGATCGCCCGCGACGGGCTGACGGTCGAGGTTTAG